DNA from Chrysemys picta bellii isolate R12L10 chromosome 13, ASM1138683v2, whole genome shotgun sequence:
TACCTGGTGCTTGATGTGGTGGCTGCCCAGGACTATGCCCAGATCAGAGTGGTACTCTGGACTGCCTGAATAAAAGAGGAGACCTATCACCAAAGATGCTGGGAGGAGAAGTATCCCCTGTGAGCCTGGCCCTGAGTAGTGGGACAGAAATGGCAAAATGTCGGCtggtaacaggtttcagagtagtagctgtgttagtttgtatcagcaaaaacaacgaggagccttgtggcaccttagagactaacaaatttatttgggcataagctttcgtgggctaaaacccacttcatcggatgcatgagtggaacatacagtagggaggtataaatacacagcacatgaaaagatgggagttgccttaccaaataGGGGCTCAGTGCTAACGAGTCAATTCAATTAATGTGGAAgcgggctattctcaacagttgacaagaaggggtggaaatcactttttaagtgttaatgaggccaatgtaaacaaggtggctcatttcaaacagttgacaagaaggtgagtatcagcagggggaaattagtttttgtagtgacccatccactcccagtctttattcaggcctaatttgatagtgtccagtttgcaaattaattcccgttctgcagtttctcattggagtctgtttttgttgttgaagaattgccacttttaagtctgttattgagtgtccaaggagattgaagtgttctcctactggtttttgaatgttataattcctgatgtcagatttgtgtccatttattcttttgcgtagagactgttcggtttggccaatgtacgtggcagtggggcattgctggcacatgatggcatatatcacattggtagatgtgcaggtgaacgagcccctgatggtgtggctgatgtgattaggtcctatgatggtgtcccttgaatagatatgcggacagactGAGTTGtcaccggggtttgttgcagggtttggttcctgggttagtgtttttgttgtgtggtgtgtagttgctggcaagtatttgcttcaggttgggaggctgtctgtaagcaaggtctgtgagagtgagggatcgtccttcaggataggttgtagatccttgatgatgcgctggagaggttttagttgggggctataggtgatggctagtggtattctgttgctttctttgttgaaaaagaaaagaaagtatcAGAATGCCACAATCTCCCTGTTCTGTGCTCCAGTGGCTGGCACCACAGTGGTCCCTGGTTACTGGGGGGTGCACTTATAGGAAAAATCCAGTTTAGACCTGGGATGAACCATGatcagtcactctgtggggatgggGCATCCAGTCAGAAGTAGGAGATGTGAGGAATTTAAGCCTGCGCAGTGAAGTCAGAttctggagaatttagctgcctaactctaacaagtctctactgagcatgtgcagactgaggccttgtctacactacgagagtagttcgattttacttgcatcgaatttttgtaatcgatattgcaaagtcgaacgtgtgtgtccacactaaggacagtaattctactttgtgcgtccacactaacggtgatagcgtcgacattcgaagcggtgcactgtggtcagctatcccacagttcccgcagtcccctctgcccattggaattctgggtgtagccggcaatgccttctgggtaacaaaatgagtcgagggtgcttttgggaaactgtcgtcatccgtccatcactcccgccctccctccctgaaagcgccggcgggaaaacagtttgcgcgcttttccagtcattgacagcgcggacgccactgtactccgagcatggagcccgctgcgaccatcgctgcagttgtggccgctctcaacgtctcacagcttatcataaaggtttccctgaggcagatgcagaaaagtcaggcgaggaggctacggcaccgcggtgatgtcctgaagtctgagagtagcacagacctgtcagaaagcaggcgacccagcgccgaggacatcacagtggcaatgggtcatgttgatgccgtggaacggcgattctgggcacgggaaacaagcactgagtggtgggaccgcatagtgctgcaggtctgggatgaatcccagtggctgcgaaactttcgcatgcggaagggaactttcctggaactttgtgagttgctgtcccctgccctgaagcgcagtgacacccggttgcgagctgcactgagtgtacagaagcgagtggccatagccctgtggaagcttgcaacgccagacagctaccggtcagtcgcgaaccagtttggggtgggcaaatctaccgtgggggttgttgtgatgcaagtagccaaggcaatcgttgatgtactgctgccaaaggtagtgaccctgggaaacgtggaggcgatcatagatggcttcgcagcgatgggattcccaaactgcggtggggccatagatggaactcacatccctatcctggcaccggaccaccaggccacccagtacattaaccgaaagggctacttttccatggtgctgcactggtggaccacaggggacgttttaccaacatctacgtgggatggccgggcaaggttcatgacgctcgtgttttcaggaactctggtctgtttagacggctgcaacaaggtatttacttcccggaccacaaaataactgttggggatgtggagatgcctatagtcatcctcggggacccagcctacccgctaatgccctggctcatgaagccctatactggcgccctggacactgaaaaagaactcttcaactaccggctgagcaagtgcagaatggtggtggagtgtgcttttggccgtctcaaggggagatggagaagcttactgactcgctgtgatctcagcgaaaccaatatccccattgttatagcagcttgctgtgtgctccacaatctctgtgagagcaagggggagacctttatggcggggtgggaggttgaggaaaatagcctggctggtgattactcacagccagacagccgggcgattagaagagaccagcgggaagcgctgtgcatccgggaggctttgaaagcaaagttcctgagtgagcagggtaacctgtgactttatagtttgtgtactgagaagctaaacctgcccccgtttctttacccaggtaatgttgactatcctatccagttacatacccccttcaccccccctccaacacacgtgtcgaaataaaaatagttctactttgttaaagcacaccgttttctttaatactgttttcgcgggaattttttaaaactgggacgcagactgtggtgcggggcgggtgtagtgttgtgacgcgaatgcagcttctaaactcaaggattgacaggctccgctgcggtgggatgcttgtttcaacggagcctgtcaaccctcctgatcgggactgtgtgtatggggggtctatttgactttgtggcagggggaggacggttacagatcccatgctgtgtggctctgtgatcctgcctaaggaccggcgcttaagatctgtaactgccctcccccgccacaaagtcacagagcaacccccccccccaacattacatcaaaacaacctcccagactaaccggggcaactagtcactgcatcactgcactgtgtatgtgccctgctgctgtgcctgcccccgactatgtaccctgccaaaggagactgtcctgtccaattaccaaccccctttcccctcctcttccaaaagaacatgattgaaacagtagttaacagaaacgaattttttattatcaactacacatggcattgggaggtgaaacttggacgggggcttgtgtcaggcgggaaggaaagaacttttcaaattttgggaaatgagagccttctgctactagagctctctgcaggggtggagtgagacttagcagggactctgccgcctctccttctttgcactttgggtgaggtgggtatgggacttggtggcgggggagggcggttagagatggactgcagtggggctctgtcctcctgcctccgttcctgcagaacatccacaaggcgccggagcgtgtccgtttgctccctcagtagtccaagcagcgtttgagtcgcctgctggtcttcctgccgccacctctcctcccgatccatgttggcttggtgcattcgggtcaagttctcccgccactgggtctgctgtgctgcctgggcttgggaagaggccataagctcagagaacatgtcctcccgtgtcctcttcttcctacgcctaatccgcgctagcctctgggagtgtgattccaggctaggttgtgagacagtcgcagacggggctgtggaaatgggaaaaagggagtgaattcctcagaaagataaatgtagttgtgaacaaagaacatagtctttctctgtgaacaagaccatgcacagcacctttcacatgcgcactcagcacaaggtcgaattctcggccttcgcattcagtgcctggggtcttgaacagcacatttgagaagcgaggcagcacaacggaatttctgttgcaggcagacatggtaagccgtacacttgtggcagtttaaaacttttatattaccactggcctcatttcacatttaaatcaatgtcagtccctgctgccagcaatccggcaagcgggaactctgcccctgtcccaccccctcgcggctgtccccgggaacgatccctttcggctgcccctctcccgcctccaccgcgtggctgcaaaccagcggttacagttctgtaaaggaacgggaaagcagtcccaacactaacattcccctacctaattaaaagcaggtcaccatggccgacatcaccctgatgaggatctccgagagcgacaaagagagaatgctccgggaaagcctccaaagaccagggccgtatgccgccctgctgtgcagagcaatgatccccgagtacttgataatctcgtggcgcggcaacgtgtcgtacttcggaggacccaataaggccgctctccccaagaacctcatgcaacggctttcaagttacctccaggagagcttcatcgagatgtcccaggaggattactgctctatccccggacacatagaccgcattttactgtagctgcagtagcagggaataaacagtagagcggcttgtgcaggacaatcactgaaaaccggacattgctagatttcttttcaaaacttgcactgccccttactaaaccgttaagcgcctagggcacactaatcatgaacaacccattcttttaattgttaatattcctgttttgttaaaaataaatgtttagatgtttacaacacttactggctgatccttcaccagattctgtgtccggggtaacggctggggacgcttcgtaggggatctctgtaagggtgatgaagagatcctggctgtcggggaaatcagcgttgtgagagctgccgactgcctcgccctcctcatctccttcctcatcttccccgtcccctaacatgtccgaggaaccggccgtggacagtatcccatcctcagagtccacggtcactggtggggtagtggtggcggcagcaccgaggatggaatgcagtgcctcgtagaaacgggatgtctggggatgggatccggagcatccgtttgcctctttggtcttctggtacgcttgtctcagctccttgattttcacgcggcactgcgttgcatcccggctgtatcctctctctgccatgtctttagagatcttctcgtagatctttgcattccttcttttggatcgcagctcggaaagcacggactcatcgccccacacagcgatgagatccaagacttcacgatcagtccatgctggggctctctttctattcccagactgcacggccatcactgctggagagctctgcatcgttgccagtgctgctgtgctcgccacgatgtccagacaggaaatgagattcaaactggccagacaggaaaaggaattcaaattcaaattttcccggggcttttcctgtgtggctggtcagagcatccgagctcgcactgctgtccagagcgtcaacagagtggtgcactgtgggatagctcccggagctattagcgtcgatttccatccacacctagcctaattcgacatggccatgtcgaatttagcgctactcccctcgtcggggaggagtacagaagtcgaattaaagagacctctatgtcgaactaaatagcatcgcagtgtggacgggtgcagggttaattcaatgtaatggcgctaacttcgacataaacgcctagtgtagaccaggcctgagatttGCAGAGGCTCATAACTTGGTCAAATATGGGTGGGTTTTCATGGGGATAACAAAAGGGATACCAGGGCATTCCTCCCAACCCCCCttaccaaatttcaagtccttgctccaaagtatGGAAGCACCAGAGATTGGCAACAAAACAATTGtaagctgctttttaaaatatatatgagaAAACAACGTATTTTCCCCTACCTTTGCTTTGAGAAACATTTGAACAATTTTTACTGACATTTCCCTCTTCacgcaaaataaataaataaataaataaatcagcctgaggcagacaatcatggaaaatttcaaatcaaatggtcaaagtttgacaaagttagaagcagctgaaaacagggtcttataatggtaaatgttgggcaaccttaattatagACATTGCTACCTGCACAGTCTATATAAATCATGAGTTGACACCAGAGACGTTGATGACGATTAAACAAATGTAATGTCAGCGCTCTAGTTTCAATggtcaaagaagaaaataaataagatgaagTTAGGAAACAGAGACCAAGTGATTAAGGATGGAAAAGGTTTACTTAGCTTCCTTATAGGAAAGATGAACAACCGACATTTAACTCCTATTATTGTTGTCTCCATGTGACCCACATAGTTATTTATCATGCCTCATAGTTGAAATGTTACTTTCTCCATTAACTTCCATCACTTCCCCTGTCACATTTGAATTCATTCATTCttagcaatttatttatttatctttggCTGGGAATAGATTCTAATAGGAAGTGAGAACATGAAGATGATCTTCCAATAAGGAGATGTACATCTTTCTAGAAATACTGCACTGTAACTGATCTCAGTGGGAATTATATACCTTTAAACGGTATTAGTTATACCTGTAAGGCTAAAACCTGCTCAGAGATATACCACTGTAAGGGCTGCCTGTCCCACAGTGCAATgagagccaatggaaagacttacTCTGACTTCAGTGTGCTTAGATCAGGCCATAAATCTGGAGTGACTATATTTGAAGCTAAAGGATTTATAACCATGAAAAAGAGAGACGGATCTCTCTCCTTATTTCCTAGCACTTGTGCTCTGTATCTGTTTCTGATTAACAGTAATCAAGTAAACAGACTAACAGTTGTTATATAACATCCACTTCTTTTGGCAAGTAGATGATTCAGTActctgttactccaattttatGCTGGTAGAACAGCACTGATTGTgagagcaggattggggcctcagcTTCCAAAGGATGACAGGTTTACTGTGATACACTATT
Protein-coding regions in this window:
- the LOC135975352 gene encoding uncharacterized protein LOC135975352, with the translated sequence MQSSPAVMAVQSGNRKRAPAWTDREVLDLIAVWGDESVLSELRSKRRNAKIYEKISKDMAERGYSRDATQCRVKIKELRQAYQKTKEANGCSGSHPQTSRFYEALHSILGAAATTTPPVTVDSEDGILSTAGSSDMLGDGEDEEGDEEGEAVGSSHNADFPDSQDLFITLTEIPYEASPAVTPDTESGEGSATPSATVSQPSLESHSQRLARIRRRKKRTREDMFSELMASSQAQAAQQTQWRENLTRMHQANMDREERWRQEDQQATQTLLGLLREQTDTLRRLVDVLQERRQEDRAPLQSISNRPPPPPSPIPTSPKVQRRRGGRVPAKSHSTPAESSSSRRLSFPKI